The sequence below is a genomic window from bacterium.
CCGTGAAGGTGTTCTTCAACACCGATCTCGAACTCCCGGGCGTCGCCTACTAGGGTGGTGGACATGGATTTCGTGACCTTCAAGCCCATCATCACCGAGAACGACCTGTTCAAGGCGCAGTACAACAAGTACATGCGCCGAGCGTCGATCATCGCGGTGATCCTGACCATCCTGTTCTTCTGGCTGTCGCCGAAGTACGTGCCGAACCCGTACAAGATCTACGAGGACAAGTTCGAGGTCGTCGAAATGTCCGAGGCCGTGGACATCCCGCCCCCGCCCCAGGAGACCCCCCGCCCGGCGGTGAACATCGAGGTCGCCCTGGACAGCGAGGTCGACGAGGACGTCGAGGTCGCCGATACCCTGCTGGACTCCGAGGACGTCATGGCCGACATGTTCGG
It includes:
- a CDS encoding energy transducer TonB, giving the protein MDFVTFKPIITENDLFKAQYNKYMRRASIIAVILTILFFWLSPKYVPNPYKIYEDKFEVVEMSEAVDIPPPPQETPRPAVNIEVALDSEVDEDVEVADTLLDSEDVMADMFGDGTDAGGEEFQVSQEKPVLTQFISPDYPEMARASQLEGTVVVKVQVGPDGSVLQAVVLTAVHPLLDKEAIKAAKRCKFQPGRQRGIAVKAWMAIPFAFRLH